A stretch of Lactuca sativa cultivar Salinas chromosome 6, Lsat_Salinas_v11, whole genome shotgun sequence DNA encodes these proteins:
- the LOC111900005 gene encoding monothiol glutaredoxin-S5, whose translation MDRVNIMVSERPVVIFSKSSCILSYTIKSLFNDLGVNPTVYELDEIAMSREIEQALSGLGCSMVPAVFIGGKLVGGTNEIMSLQLKRDLKPMLIRAGALWV comes from the coding sequence ATGGACCGAGTCAACATAATGGTTTCTGAGAGGCCTGTGGTGATCTTCAGTAAGAGTTCTTGCATATTATCCTACACAATCAAGTCTCTCTTCAATGACTTGGGTGTGAATCCTACTGTCTATGAGCTCGATGAGATAGCAATGAGCAGAGAGATTGAGCAGGCATTGTCTGGGCTCGGGTGCAGTATGGTCCCGGCTGTCTTCATTGGTGGTAAGTTAGTCGGTGGAACTAATGAGATTATGAGTCTTCAGCTGAAGAGGGATTTGAAGCCAATGCTCATCAGGGCTGGAGCTTTATGGGTTTGA